The genomic segment CCGGCCGCTGGGCGACACCGACGCCGCCCTGGACGAGCTGCACGACGTGTGGCTGCGCGACGCCGTGTACTTCCACCACCCGCGCTACCTGGCCCACCTCAACTGCCCGGTGGTCATCCCGGCGCTGCTCGGGGAGGCGGTGCTCAGCGCCGTCAACTCCTCACTGGACACCTGGGACCAGAGCGCCGGCGCGACGCTGATGGAGCGGCGGCTGATCGAGTGGACGGCCGGGCGCATCGGGCTGGGACCGGCCGCCGACGGGGTCTTCACCAGCGGCGGCACCCAGTCGAACCTCCAGGCGCTGCTGCTGGCACGCGAGGAGGCGTACCGCCGGGTGGTGGGCGGCGCCGACGGCCGGCCGGACCGGCCGGCGGTGCTGTCCCGGCTGCGGATCATCACCTCCGCGGCCGGGCACTTCAGCGTGCAGAAGGCCGCCAAGCTGCTCGGACTGGCCGCCGACGCGGTGCTCACCGTGCCCACCGACGCGAACCGCCGGATGCGCACCGACGAGCTGGCCCGCGTGATCGACAGCTGCCGTCGCGACGGCCGCGTGGTGATGGCCGTCGTCGCCACCGCCGGCACCACCGACTTCGGCACCGTCGACCCGCTGCCGGAGATCGCCGACATCTGCGCCGGCGCGGGCGTCTGGCTGCACGTCGACGCCGCGTACGGCTGCGGGCTGCTGGTCTCCCCCACCCGCCGGCACCTGCTCGACGGCATCGAGCGGGCCGCGTCGGTGACTGTGGACTACCACAAGTCGTTCTTCCAGCCGGTCAGCTCCAGCGCGCTGCTGGTCCGCGACGGCCGGACGCTGCGCCACGCCACCTGGCACGCCGACTACCTCAACCCGGCCCGGGCGGTCGAGCAGGGCATCCCGAACCAGGTCGACAAGAGTATCCAGACCACTCGCCGGTTCGACGCCTGCAAGCTCTGGCTGACCCTGCGGATCATGGGGCCGGACGCGATCGGCGCGCTGTTCGACCAGGTCGTCGACCTCGCGGCGCAGGCGTGGCGGCGGCTCGACGCCGACCCGCGGTTCGAGGTGGCCGCCCCGTCGCAGCTGAGCACGGTGGTCTTCCGCTACCGGCCCCCCGGCCTCGCCCCCGACCTGGTCGACGAGGCCAACCTGCACGCCCGCGACGCGCTCGCCGCCTCCGGCGCGGCACTGGTCGCCGGGACCCGGGTCGACGGCGCCCACCACCTGAAGCTCACCCTGCTCAACCCCGAGACCACTGTGGACGACGTCGCCCACGTGCTGGATCTCATCGCCGACCACGCCGCCTGGTACGCCCGGACCGCGACCGCCGCCGAGCTGTCCTGCCCGGTCGGCTGACCCCCGTCGAGGAGAACGAGAACCCCCATGTCGACCCACGACTTCATCGCCGTCGGGCTGGGCCCCTACAACCTCGGCCTGGCCTGCCTCACCGCACCGATCGACGACCTCGACGGGCTGTTCCTGGAGGCCCGCGACAGCTTCGACTGGCACCCCGGCATGCTGCTGGAGTCCACCCGGCTCCAGACGCCGTTCATCGCCGACCTGGTCACGCTCGCGGACCCCACCTCGCCGTACTCGTTCCTGAGCTACCTGAAGGAGACCGGCCGGCTCTACCCGTTCTACATCCGGGAGAGCTTCTTCCCGCTGCGCGCCGAGTACAACGACTACTGCCGCTGGGCCGCCGCCAAGCTGCCGAACCTGCGCTTCCGGCACACCGTCACCGCCGTCGAACACGACGAGGCCGACGACCGGTACGTGGTGCACGCGGACACGCCGGACGGGCCGGTCACTCACCGGGCCCGGCACCTCGTGCTCGGCACCGGCACCCCGCCGTACCTGCCGCCGGCCTGCGCCGGGCTGGGCGGTGACCTGATCCACAACTCGCGCTACCTGGAGCACCGGGAGGCGCTGCGGGCCAAGGACAGCATCACGATCGTCGGCAGCGGCCAGAGCGCGGCCGAGATCTACCACGACCTGCTCGGCGACATCGACACGTACGGCTACCAGCTCACCTGGGTGACCCGCTCACCCCGGTTCTTCCCGCTGGAGTACACCAAGCTGACGCTCGAGATGACCTCGCCGGACTACGTGGACTACTTCCACGCGCTGCCCGAGCCGACCCGCTACGCGCTGGAGGCCGCGCAGAAGCCGCTGTTCAAGGGCATCAACGCCGACCTGATCAACGACATCTACGACCTGCTGTACGCCAAGAGCCTGCACGGTCCGGCGCCGACCCGGCTGCTGACCAACACCGAACTGGTCGAGGCGGCGTACGCCGACGGCCGCTACCGGCTCGGGCTGCGCCACACCGAGCAGGACCGCGCGTTCACGCTGGAGACGCAGGGGCTGGTGCTCGCCACCGGCTACCACTACCGGGTGCCGGAGTTCCTCGCGCCGGTGAGGGACCGGCTGCGCTTCGACGCGCACGGCCGCTTCGACGTGGCCCGCAACTACAGCATCGACCACACCGGCCGGGGCGTGTTCCTCCAGAACGGCGGCACCCACACCCACAGCATCACCTCGCCCGACCTGGGCATGGGCCCGTACCGCAACTCGTGGCTGATCCGGGAGATGACCGGCCGGGAGCACTACCCGGTGGAGAAGGCCATCGCCTTCCAGGAGTTCGGCGCGCCGGCCGGAGCGCCGGCATGAGCGCCCGCATGACCGCCTTCACCCGCGTCGACGACGCGCTGGGCGAGTTCACGCTGCGCCCGCTGGACCCGGACGCCGACGCCGCGCTGCTGCACCGCTGGGTGACCCATCCCAAGTCCGCGTTCTGGCTGATGCAGGACGCCGACGTGGACGCGGTCGCCGCGGAGTACCGGCGCATCGCCGACCACCCGCACCACGACGCGTACCTGGGGTCGTGGCGCGGCACCCCGGCGTTCCTGGCCGAACGGTACGACCCGGCGCACGTCGAGCTGGTCGGCCTGTACGACCCGGAGCCCGGCGACGTCGGCATGCACTTCCTCTGCGCACCCGCCGACACGCCGGTGCACGGCTTCACCCGTGCCGTCATCACCACGGTGATGGCCTGGCTGTTCGCCGACCCGGCGACCCGCCGGGTGGTGGTGGAGCCGGACGTGCGCAATACCGCCGTGCACGCACTGAACGCGGCCGTCGGCTTCACCGTCGTCGGCCCGATCCGCAAGCCCGAGAAGGAGGCGCTGCTCAGCGTCTGCACCCGGGACCAGTTCCGGGCCGCCACCGGCGCGCCCGCAGGCGAGGAAGGGGCACCGGCGTGAACGCCAGCGCATCCGTGGACCACCTGACCCCCGAGGCGTGGGCGACGGCCAACCGGCTGCTGGTGCGCAAGGCGCTCGCCGAGTTCGCCCACGAACGCCTGATCACCCCCGAGCCCGCCGGACCCGGGCAGTGGCTGGTCCGCAGCGACGACGGCACCGTCGAGTACCGGTTCGCCGCGCAGCGGCTGGCGCTGGACCACTGGCAGATCGACCCGGACAGCATCGTGCGCCGCCGCGACGACGCGGACCTGCCGCCCGACGCCGTCGACCTGTGCGTGGAGCTGCGCGGCGCGCTCGGCCTCACCGACGCGATCCTGCCGGTCTACCTGGAGGAGATCACCTCCACGCTGGCCGGGACCGCGTACAAGCTGGCCAAGCCCGCGCGGAGCGCCGCCGAGCTGGCCGCCGCCGACTTCCAGGCGATCGAGACCGGCATGACCGAGGGGCATCCCTGCTTCGTGGCGAACAACGGCCGCATCGGCTTCGGCGTGCACGAATACCACGCGTACGCCCCGGAGGCCGCCGCGCCGGTACGGCTGCTCTGGCTCGCCGCGCACCGCGACCACACCACGTTCACCTGCGCCGACGACCTGGACTACGACACGCTGGTCCGGGCCGAGCTGGGCGAGCAGACGCTGGCCGGGTTCACCGCCACGCTCACCGGGCTGGGCCTGGACCCGGCCGACTACCTGTTCGTGCCGGTGCACCCGTGGCAGTGGTGGAACAAGCTCGCCGTCACGTTCGCCGGTGAGGTGGCCCGGCGCCGGCTGGTCTGCCTCGGCGAAGGGCCGGACGAATACCTCGCGCAGCAGTCCATCCGTACCTTCTTCAACGTCAGCGACCCGGCGAAGCACTACGTCAAGACCGCGCTGTCGGTGCTGAACATGGGCTTCATGCGTGGCCTGTCCGCCGCGTACATGGAGGCGACGCCCGCGATCAACGACTGGCTGGCCGGGCTGATCGAGGCCGACCCGGTGCTCAGGCGCACCCGGCTGTCGATCATCCGGGAGCGGGCCGCGATCGGCTACCGCCACCGGCAGTACGAGGCGGCGACCGACCGCTATTCGCCGTACCGGAAGATGCTGGCGGCGCTCTGGCGGGAGAGCCCGGTCCCCGCGTTGGAACCCGGGCGGCGGCTGGCCACCATGGCCTCGCTGCTGCACCTGGACCGCGACGGGCGGTCGCTCGCCGCGGCGCTGATCGACGAGTCGGGGCTGGCGCCGGCCGACTGGTTGCGCCGCTACCTGGACGCCTACCTGGTGCCGCTGCTGCACAGCCTGTACGCCTACGACCTGGCGTTCATGCCGCACGGCGAGAACGTCATCCTGGTGCTGCACGGCGGCGCCGTGGAGCGGGTCGTCTTCAAGGACATCGCCGAGGAGATCGTGGTGATGGACCCGGACGCGGACCTGCCCGAGCGGGTGGGACGGATCCGGGCCGCCGTGCCCGAGGACGAGAAGATCCTGTCCATCTTCACCGACGTCTTCGACTGTTTCCTGCGGCACCTGAGCGCCGCCCTGCACACCCAGGGCGTGCTGGACCAGGACGGGTTCTGGCGCACGGTGGCCGAGTGCGCCGCCGACTACGCCGCGACGGTGCCGCACCTGGCCGACCGGATGCGCCGGCACGACCTGTTCGCGCCGGAGTTCACGCTGTCCTGCCTCAACCGGCTCCAGCTGCGCAACAACCAGCAGATGGTCGACCTGTCCGACCCGTCGGCCGCGTTGCAGTTCGCCGGCACCCTGGTCAACCCGCTCGCCCCGTACGCGCCACGCGGATGACGAAGCGGGCCGGCGCACCTGGCGCCGGCCCGCTTCAACGGCGGTGGGGACGTCTCAGTTCTCCGCGCGACCGGCCCGCCAGTAGCCCATGAACGCCACCGCGCGCCGGTCCATGCCCCGCTCGGTGACCAGGTGGCGGCGCAGGCCGCGGATCATCGCCGCCTCCCCGGCCAGCCAGGCGTAGAGCGCCGCGCCGTCGGGCCGCTCCGGCACCTCCCAGAGGATGTCCCGGTCCACGTCCACCTCGGCCAGCGGCGCGGCGCCCACCGCGACAGGTACCTGCACCAGGCGACCGGCCACGCTCGTCACGGCCGGGGTGAGCCGGCTGCCGTGCGGGGCGCCGTCGCGGGGCAGCCAGGTCACCGTGACGCCGGCCGGTGCCGCGCAGGGCAGCTCGTCGCCGGTCTCCGGCACCTCCACCAGCGCGTGTCCCCGCGCGTCGGCGGGCAGCCGCTCCAGGATCGCGCAGATCGCCGGCGCGGCGGTCTCGTCGCCTGCGAGCAGCAGCGTCGCCCCGGCGGGCGGCTGGAACTCGACGCCGCCGTGCGGCCCGTCCCAGCCGGCGTCCGGGCCGACCACGGCGATCCGGTCGCCGAGGCGGGCGCGCCGCGCCCACCGGGTCGCCGGGCCGCCGTCGCCGTGCAGCGCCATGTCCACGTCCACCTCGTACGCCTCCGGCCGCACGGCGCGGACCGTGTACGTGCGGATCGGGCTGCGCAGCCCGTCCGGCAGCTCGCGCCACCGCGGGAACCAGTCCGGCCCGTCGGGCAGCTCCCCCGGCGCCCCGTCGACCGGCGGCAGGGCCAGCTTGATCCGCTGGTCGTACCCGTTGTCGGCGAACCGGTCCAGGTCCGGCCCGGTGAGCGTCACCCGCAGGAACGACGGGCCGAGCCGCCGTAGCGCGCGGACCTCAACGGTGAAGACTCGCCAGGGCGCGACGGCCAAGGTGCTGGTCATGCGTCATTCCTCTCACGGCCGGTGGGCGGTTCGTGGGTGAACGGGTCAACGGGCCGCTGCCGCGGCGCGGGAACGCCACAGCAGCCAGACGAAGTACGGGGTGCCGATCAGTGCGGTGACCAGACCGGCGGGGATCTGGGCGGGGGCGATGACGGTGCGGCCGAGCGTGTCGGCGAGGCTGACCAGGGTGGCGCCGAGCAGCACCGCGACCGGCAGGACGCGGGTGTGCCGCCCGCCGACCAGCGCGCGGGCCGCGTGCGGCGCGACCAGGCCGACGAAGCCGATCACGCCGACCGCCGACACGGCGGTGGCGGTGAGTATCGCCGCCAGGCCGAGCGCGACCAGCCGGGCGTGCTCCAGCCGGACCCCGAGCACGCGGGGCGTGTCGTCGTCGAGCGCGAGCAGGTCCAGCTCGCGGCGTACGGCGGCCACCAGCGGCAACGCGATCAGCAGCGCGATCGCCACCGGCAGCACCTGCGGCGCGGTACGCCCGTAGGTGGAGCCGGACAGCCAGGTCAGCGCCTTGCCGGTGTTCCACGGGTCGGACGACACCACGATGAACGTGATGACCGCCGTACCGCCCTGCCAGACCGCGAAGCCGATCAGCACCAGCCGGTCGGAGTTGAGCCCGCGCCGCCGCGCCAGGCCGTAGACCAGCGCGAACGCGGCGACGGCGCCGAGTCCGGCGGCGCCGGACAGGGCGAGCACGCCGGCCATCGGCGCGAACGTCAGCAGCGACACCGCGCCGATGCCGGCGCCGCCGGTGATGCCGAGGATGCCCGGTTCGGCGAGCGGGTTGCGGCACACCGCCTGCACCGTGGTGCCGGCCAGGGCCAGCGCGGCGCCGGCCAGCAGCGCCGCGGTGACGCGCGGCCAGCGGGCGTCCAGCACGAAGGTGTACGCCGGCCCGGTGCGGCCCTGAACCCAGTTGACGATGTCGCCGAGCAGCACCCAGGTGTCACCGAAGAGCATGCCGAGCACCAGCGCGGCGGTGACGACGACCGCGCAGAGCGCGATGACCACGGCGACGAAGCCGCGGGAGCGTACGGCGGCGTGACCGCCCGGCGCCTGCCGGGTCGGCCCGGCGTCGCGGTGGCGGCGGGCCAGCCAGATCAGCAGCACCGCGCCGAAGAGCGTGGTCACCACGCCGGTCGGCACGTCGACGCCGGCCTGCCCGCCGAGCACGGCCCGCAGCAGCACGTCGGAGCCGAGCACGATGACCACGCCGACGATGCCGGCCAGCGGCATCAGGACCCGGTGCCGGTGCACCTCGGGCACCCACTTGCCGAGCAGCCGGACGATCACCGGCGCGCCGAGGCCGACGAAGCCGATCGGCCCGGCCATGGTGACCGCCGCGGCGGAGAGCAGCACCGCCAGCAGCACCACTGTGAGCCGGGTGCGGCGCACGTTGAGCCCGAGCACGGTGGCGGTGTCGTCGCCGAGGGCGAGCAGGTCCAGCCGGTGCCCGAGCGCCACGAGCAGCAGCGCGGCGACCCCGATCACGGGGGCGAGCTGGGTGAACGCGACCAGGTCGCCCTGCACGAGCGAGCCGTTGCCCCAGGCGAACAGGCCGATGGTGGACTGCTCGAACAGCAGCAGGAGCAGCATGGTCACCGAGGCCAGCGCCATCGCGGTGGCCGAGCCGGCGAGGATGAGCCGGGTGGTGGCGGCCTGGCCGCCGGCCGAGAGCAGCATGACCAGGGAGGCGGCGGCGAGGCCGCCGCAGAACGCCAGGCCGCCCGAGGGCAGCGCCGGCAGCGCGATCCCGAACGCGGCGGTGGAGACGATCGCCAGATGCGCGCCCGCGTTGACCGCGAGCGTGTCCGGCGAGGCGAGCGGGTTGCGGGTGGTCGACTGCAGCGCGGCGCCGGCGAAACCGAGCGCGACGCCGACGGCGAGGCCGGTGAGCAGCCGGGGCAGGCGGGAGGCGACGAGGATCCGGGCGGCCTCGTCGTCACCACCGGTGAGCAGCCGGAGCAGGTCCAGCGCCCCCACCGACGACGTGCCCTGGGTGAGGTGCACCGCGGTGATCGCGACGAGCACGACGGCGGCGAGGGTGAACGCGCCGGCGACCCGGCTGCGCCGGGCAGGCGGCGGCCCGACCGGGGCCGGCCTGGTGGCCGGCCCCGGCGGGGCGGGGGCGGTCATCGCGCTCAAGCCGTGTAGACCTTGACGAGCTCGTCGATGTACTGCTTGGCGGACAGCGTGCCGCCGAAGGTCCAGATGCCGTTGGGCATCTTGTGCAGCTTGTTCTGCTGCACGAACGGCAGGGAGCGCCAGATCGCGTTGCCGGCGAGGCCGTCGGCGAACACGTCGGTGCCGTCCGAGGCGTTGTAGAAGAAGTGCAGGTCCTGGCTCTTGAGGACGTTCATGCCCTCGACGTCGGTCTGGCCCAGGCCCCACATCTCGTCGGTCTTGCCGGTCCAGGCGTTCTTGAGGCCGAGCTGGATGCCGAGCTGGGAGACGAGCGCGCCCTGGCCGAACATCCGGATCGAGACGGTGCTGCCCTCCTTCCAGCCGTCGGCGATGGCGAACTGCTTGCCGGCCGCCCCGGCGTCGGCGATCTTCTTCTTGCCGTCGGCGATGGCGGCGTCGAAGTCGGCGAGCAGCTTGTCCGCCTGGGCGGTACGACCGGTCGCGGTGGCGATCATCTTCAGGTCCGCGCGCATCCGGCCGATGTTGTCGGAGGCGTCGCTGCCCTTGGTGACCAGCACCGGGACGTACTTCTCCAGCTGGGTGACGACGGCGGAGCCGCGCTCGGCCTCCATCACCACGAGGTCCGGCTGGAGGGCGACGATGGAGTCGACGCTCGGCTCACCCCGGGTGCCGACGTCCTTGACGCCCGGGTCGAGCGGGGCGGCGGTCACCCAGGTGGCGTACCCCTTGGGGTCGGCCACGCCGACCGGCATCACGCCGAGGCCGACGAGCATCTCCACCTCGCCCCACTCCAGGCCGACGACCTTGGTGGCGGGGCTCTTGAGGGTGATGGTCTTGCCCCGGCTGTCGGTGACGGTGACCGGGCCGGTCGACGCGGCGTCGGAGGGGGACGGTGCGGCGGCGGGCTCCTCGGTGGTGCCGCAGCCGGCGATCAGCAGCGCGCCGGCCGCGGCGGCGGCGAGCAGGGTCATGCGGGTACGCAACATCGGTTTCTCTTCTGTGTGCAGGAATCGGTCAGGCACAGACGCGGGTCGTGTGCCGGCCGACGGGACGAGTGGAGAGCAGGTTGGTGACCGGGTCGACGGTCACCTCGACGCGGATGCCGTAGGCCTCGGTGAGCGCCGCCTCGGTGAACACCTCGTGCGGCGTGCCGGCACCGCGTACCCGGCCTTCGTGCAGGAGCACGACCTGGTCGGCGACGGCAGCCGCCTGGTTGAGGTCGTGCAGCACCACACCGACGGCGACGCCGGCGGTGTCGGCGAGTTCGCGCATCAGGTCGAGGATCTCCACCTGGTAGCGCAGGTCCAGGAACGTGGTCGGCTCGTCCAGCAGCAGGATCGCGGTGTCCTGGGCCAGGCAGGTGGCCAGCCACACGCGTTGCAGCTCACCGCCGGACAGCTCGTCGACCGGCCGGGCGGCCATGGCGTCGACGCCGGTGACCCGCATGGCCCGGTCGATGGCGGCCGGCCCGTCGAGGTCGTTCGCGCGCCACCGCTGCCGGTACGGGTGCCGGCCGTACCCGACCACGTCGCGCACCGTCACCCCGCTGGGGGTGGGGCGGCTCTGCGCGAGCAGCGTCACCCGGCGGGCGAAGTCCCGGGCGGACAGCGACCGGGCCGGCGTGCCGTCGGCCAGCACGATCTCGCCGTGCTCCAGCGGGTGCAGGCGGGCCAGCCCGCGCAGCAGCGTCGACTTGCCGCTGCCGTTCGGGCCGACCAACGCGGTCACTGCCGCGGGCCGCAGCGTGATGGCGGCGTCGTGGACCACCGTCGTGCCGTGATAGCCCAGCCGCAGGTCACTGCCGCTCAAGCCGTCGGCTCGCACCGTTCTGCTCGTCACGGAGGTTAGGCTAACCTAAGACTTGATCGTGCTGTCAAGCCGGTCCTTCGGTCCGATCTCCTCCCCCACCCCACCCCCGCCCCCACCCCCGCCCTCACCCCCGCCCGGGTCGATCATGAGGTTGACGGCGGCGTCGATCTCCGATCCGGCCGCCAACCTCATGATCGATCGAGCGGGGGGCGGGCCGTCAGAGGGAGACCGGCCGGCCGCCGAGGGTCACCGTCAGGCGGCCGTCGCCGGCAAAGGACCAGGCCAGGGCACCGGGGTACGTGGCGCAGCGGGAGCCGTTCGAGCCGGACCAGAACTGGTTCGAGCCGTCCACGTTGCCGACGGTCTTGTCGTTCGAGCCACCGCCGGCGAAACGGCAGGAGGTGTTGCTCCGGAACACCGAGGTGCCGGCGTCGAACGAGAAGTTGCGTTCGGTGTTGTCGATGCTCAGGTTGTTCGAAATGGTCATCGTGCCCGGGTTGCGGTTGAACGTGAATCCGTGCTTGCCATTGCGGTACGCGATGGTGCGCCGGACGGTGTGGTTGACAGCGATGTCCTCGCCGCCGAGCTTGAAGCCGTTGCGGTCGCCGTTGCCGTTCTGCGTACCGTTGCTCAGCGTGCCGTTGCTGAAGGCCAGCGAGTCCTCGATGGTCACCGTGCCGATCGCGCCGGTGTCGGACTTGGTGTAGAGGTCCCATCCGTCGTCGATGTTGTGGTGCGACACCGCGTACCGGAAGACGTTCCCGCCGCCGACGGTGAGCTTGGCCGCGAAGCCGTCGGCGTCCTCGCCGTCGGAGTCGGCGTTGTCGTGCGACTCCACACTGACCATCAGGTTGTTGGCGGGCCACTGGTCGCGGGGCGTGCTGGAGGCGATCCGGGACAGCTGCAGCCCGGTGTCGCGGTTGAACCGGGTCACCGTCCGCTCGATGATGTTGTTGCTGCCGCCGACGAAGATGCCGTTGTCACCGGCCCGCTCCACCACGAGCCCGCGCACGTGCCAGTACGACGCGTTGAGCGCCAGTCCCCGGTTGGCCGGGTCCTCGCTCATCGCCGAGAAGTTGAGGATCGGCGTCTCGCCGGGGTAGGCGTACAGGTTCTTGCGGGCGCTCGACGTGCCGTTGTTGCCGGCGGCGACGGTGACCGTCTGGGACAGGTTGTACGTGCCGCCGCGCAGGTAGATCGTGCCGCCGGCGCCGACGCGGGTGATCGCCGCGGCGATCGTGGTGGGGCTGGCCTGGGTGCCGGCCGCGCCGGCGGTGCCGTTCGGCGCGGCGTAGATCGCGCCGCCGGCCGGCGGCGGCGTGCTGGGGGGTGGCGTGCTCGGGGGCGGGCTGCTCGGCGGCGGGCTGCTCGGCGGCGGGGCGCTGGTCGGCGTGCCGGTGGTCGGGGTGACGCCGCCGGTGCAGGTGACGCCGTTGACGGCGAACGTGGACGGCACCGGGTTGCTGCTGTTGTTCCAGGTGCCGTTGAAGCCGAACGACGTGCTCGCGTTGGTGCCCAGGCTGCCGTTGTAGCTGACGTTCGCGGCCCGGACGGACGCGCCGCCGGCGGTGATCTCGGCGCCCCAGGCCTGCGCGACTGTCTGCCCGGCGGCGAAGGTCCAGGTGACGGCCCAGCCGTCGAGCGGGTCGCCGAGGTTGGTCAGGTTGACGTTGGCGGTGAAGCCGCCGCCCCACTGCGCGGTGACGGCGTAGTCGACGCGGCAGCCGGCGGCCGCCTGCGCGGCGGTCGCGCCGACGGCCAGGCCGGACGCGGCGAGCGCGGCCGTCGCCGCGGCCGAGGTCCACAACACCGTACGGCGGTGTCGGTTGATCATAGTGCACTCCTCCGGGGTGGTGGTGCAGTGCCCGCGCCGCAACGGCACCGATGCCCGGTCGGTGTCAGGGCGGGCCTTGTCGCCCGGACGTCCGTGTCGCCACGGACGAACGCTCACGCCTCCCGCTCAGTAAGCGCTTTCAGCGCAGCCTAACGACGGGCGTCGATACGGTCAAACCTCGGCCGACGCTGAACGATCTCGCCGCACCGTCCGTATCCACTGCCGACGGGAACATCGGCCGGAACCGCGATGCCGGAGCGGGCACGAGCACGATTCCTCCAGTCGTCACTTCGCACCGCGGAGGCGGCGCGGCGGTCGCCGCACCCGCCCTCCCGGTCAACCAGAGGAGAGGTGCATGGCCAGGGGTACGCGCAAGACCGCGGTCCTGAAGCTCGGCGGGGTGGGCGCCCTCGCGGCGCTGCTGTTCGCCGGCGGACTGCAACTGGCGTCGGCGGGCGAGAACAACCGCCCGGCTACCACTGCCGCCGCGCAGACCGTGAACTGCCCGACCGTACGCGACAAGCTGCCCGCCGTCCCCGCGGCGGCGTCGGCCCAGGTGGAACGGGAACTGGCCAACCTGGACCAGGAGATCGTCCGGCAGAACGAGCGGCTGGCCCGGCAGGCGGTACGCCCCGAGGGCGGACCGGCGTTCATCGACAACGCCATCCTCGGCCCGCTGCGCAGCAAGCGCGTCGCCGTGCTCGACCGCATCGAGATCGCCTTCAACCGAATCGGCGCGCAGCGGCCGGACCTGGACGCGCTGGCGACCTGCACGCTCAACGCCCCGGGCGTGCCGAGCGCCGTCAACGGTGGCGCCGGCCAGGCCGGCAACGGCAACGGCAACGGGCAGGCCGGTAACGGCAACGGCAACGCCGGGGGTCAGAACGGCAACGCGGGCGGCCAGAACGGCAACGCCGGCGGTGCGGCGCGGACCGTCAACTGCCCCCGGGTCGCGCTGCCCGCCGTTCCGGCGTCGGCCGCCGGTCAGGTGCAGGCCGAACTGGCCACGCTGGACAAGCAGATCACCGAGGCCAACGCCCGCCTCGCCCAGCTCGCGGTACGCCC from the Micromonospora sp. WMMA1947 genome contains:
- a CDS encoding iron-siderophore ABC transporter substrate-binding protein, translated to MLRTRMTLLAAAAAGALLIAGCGTTEEPAAAPSPSDAASTGPVTVTDSRGKTITLKSPATKVVGLEWGEVEMLVGLGVMPVGVADPKGYATWVTAAPLDPGVKDVGTRGEPSVDSIVALQPDLVVMEAERGSAVVTQLEKYVPVLVTKGSDASDNIGRMRADLKMIATATGRTAQADKLLADFDAAIADGKKKIADAGAAGKQFAIADGWKEGSTVSIRMFGQGALVSQLGIQLGLKNAWTGKTDEMWGLGQTDVEGMNVLKSQDLHFFYNASDGTDVFADGLAGNAIWRSLPFVQQNKLHKMPNGIWTFGGTLSAKQYIDELVKVYTA
- a CDS encoding ABC transporter ATP-binding protein, translating into MRADGLSGSDLRLGYHGTTVVHDAAITLRPAAVTALVGPNGSGKSTLLRGLARLHPLEHGEIVLADGTPARSLSARDFARRVTLLAQSRPTPSGVTVRDVVGYGRHPYRQRWRANDLDGPAAIDRAMRVTGVDAMAARPVDELSGGELQRVWLATCLAQDTAILLLDEPTTFLDLRYQVEILDLMRELADTAGVAVGVVLHDLNQAAAVADQVVLLHEGRVRGAGTPHEVFTEAALTEAYGIRVEVTVDPVTNLLSTRPVGRHTTRVCA
- a CDS encoding cellulose-binding domain-containing protein yields the protein MINRHRRTVLWTSAAATAALAASGLAVGATAAQAAAGCRVDYAVTAQWGGGFTANVNLTNLGDPLDGWAVTWTFAAGQTVAQAWGAEITAGGASVRAANVSYNGSLGTNASTSFGFNGTWNNSSNPVPSTFAVNGVTCTGGVTPTTGTPTSAPPPSSPPPSSPPPSTPPPSTPPPAGGAIYAAPNGTAGAAGTQASPTTIAAAITRVGAGGTIYLRGGTYNLSQTVTVAAGNNGTSSARKNLYAYPGETPILNFSAMSEDPANRGLALNASYWHVRGLVVERAGDNGIFVGGSNNIIERTVTRFNRDTGLQLSRIASSTPRDQWPANNLMVSVESHDNADSDGEDADGFAAKLTVGGGNVFRYAVSHHNIDDGWDLYTKSDTGAIGTVTIEDSLAFSNGTLSNGTQNGNGDRNGFKLGGEDIAVNHTVRRTIAYRNGKHGFTFNRNPGTMTISNNLSIDNTERNFSFDAGTSVFRSNTSCRFAGGGSNDKTVGNVDGSNQFWSGSNGSRCATYPGALAWSFAGDGRLTVTLGGRPVSL